Below is a genomic region from Elusimicrobiota bacterium.
GCTCCGCGCCCACGCGGCCGATCACCAATTTGAATTGTCCTTCCCCTTGGACAACCCCCAAGGGGTGAGTTACGAACCTTGGCATTGGCGCTTCCTGGGCGAGCCGGAATCCCGCCGGCTCTTTCACCCGGCGTCGGGGAATTGATTTTTCGACGGTCCACCGAGCCGCCGCCCCGATGCTCCCCTTCCCTGGGACAAACCCCCTTTGACTCCGGCCGCCGCCCCTCGCTTTGAACGCGTCGCTCCCGGTCCTTCCTGGGGAACGCTCCTCGCGGAATACCCCGCCCTTTTGCGGGATCCCCTGGCCGTTGTGGCCCGGTGGCGGGATCGGTTCGGGCCCGCGATCCAGCTCCCCCACGGCGGCGCCCCCCTTCTTCTCCTCTCCTCGGCGGACGACATGGCCCACATCCTCGTGGCCCGCCACGGAGCCTACCTCAAGCGGGGGAACCTCGCGGTGGGCTACGACGTCCTCGGCCAGGGCCTGGTCACGAGCAACGGGCCATTGCACGACCGCCAGCGGCGGCTCTTGTCTCCCGCTTTTCACCCTCGCCGCTTTGAAAATCTTCCCGCCACGGCCCTGGAAGTGGCCCAGCGGATGACCGCGTCTTGGAACGAGGGGGCGACCGTCGATTTGGCCCGGGCGCTCACGCGCATCGCCTTCACCGTCCTTTGCAAAACGTTTTTCTCCTCGGAATTGGAACCCGTCCTCGACGACCTCATCGCGGCCTTCCTGAAGGGCCAGCGGTACCTTCAACGGGGCTTGCTCACCCCGTGGCCCCATCTGGCCCGTCTTCCCTGGCGGAGAGGCTACCGACAAACTTTTCCCTTGTTTTTTGAAACGGCCGACGCCCTGGTCCGGGGCCGCCGGGCGTCGGGCCCCCGGGGGGACATGCTGGACGCCCTTCTTAACGGAAAGACCGAGGAGGGCAGGCCCCTCCCCGACGCGTTGATTCGGGACGAGATCCTCACCTTTATGGCGGCGGGCCACGAAACCACCGCCAACGCCATCGCCTGGTCCTTGTGGCTCCTGGCGCGCCACCCGGCGGTTCTCGCCCGCCTTCAAAAAGAAGTCGACGCGGTCCCCGTGGACGGCCGCGGTCCGGACCCGCGAGCGCTGGTTTACACGGAACAAGTTTTTTGCGAAGCCCTGCGCCTCTTCCCGCCCATTTACAGCATCGGCCGCGACGCGGCGGAACCGGACCTCCTCCCTTCCGGAACGCGGATTCCGGCCCGATCCCACGTCGTTATGATGACCTATCTCGTGCACCGGGATCCCCGCGCCTTCCCCGAACCGGACCGCTTCGACCCGGAACGCTTCGCCCCGTCCCGCCGCGACAGCGTCCCCGCCCGCTATTTCCTTCCCTTCGGCGAAGGGCCCCGGAGTTGCATCGGGGAGGGGTTCGCGACCCTCCTGGGGAAAACCCTCCTCTTTTTCT
It encodes:
- a CDS encoding cytochrome P450; the encoded protein is MTPAAAPRFERVAPGPSWGTLLAEYPALLRDPLAVVARWRDRFGPAIQLPHGGAPLLLLSSADDMAHILVARHGAYLKRGNLAVGYDVLGQGLVTSNGPLHDRQRRLLSPAFHPRRFENLPATALEVAQRMTASWNEGATVDLARALTRIAFTVLCKTFFSSELEPVLDDLIAAFLKGQRYLQRGLLTPWPHLARLPWRRGYRQTFPLFFETADALVRGRRASGPRGDMLDALLNGKTEEGRPLPDALIRDEILTFMAAGHETTANAIAWSLWLLARHPAVLARLQKEVDAVPVDGRGPDPRALVYTEQVFCEALRLFPPIYSIGRDAAEPDLLPSGTRIPARSHVVMMTYLVHRDPRAFPEPDRFDPERFAPSRRDSVPARYFLPFGEGPRSCIGEGFATLLGKTLLFFFARSFAWELRPRPAVRPELLIALRPREGVWARISRRPGVGLPRRPPDGL